The following proteins are encoded in a genomic region of Acidobacteriaceae bacterium:
- a CDS encoding glycoside hydrolase family 172 protein — protein sequence MRVLALGVFGVVMSMFASAQIPSWMPDPTQQQTYALHRSSSAEITGANADFRTVTPGQTLTILDADGPGMISHIWFTLSDREPYFLKRVVLRMYWDGEETPSVETPIGDFFGQGTGDIVPWQSAVLTVSHDRAMNCYFPMPFGHHARITITNEGKLALNSLYWNIDYRTYTHALAKNTLYFHAQYRQAQPNKGWTGEWYENGDPIVNYRRNLDGKDNYVWMEAKGHGQFVGVTMSILQNQDGWWGEGDDFFFIDDETKPAMIGTGSEDYFLGAWDFGGAGYSGMMNGAPLVGKEIAGSRWSVYRFHLDSPIPFTKYFKATIEHGHANHRSDTFSSVAYWYQAEPHEPFPALPDVDERIPVLEFVGGPGNSKGQYVPGESLKPR from the coding sequence ATGCGTGTACTTGCGCTGGGTGTGTTTGGAGTCGTGATGTCGATGTTTGCTTCGGCACAGATTCCGTCGTGGATGCCGGATCCGACGCAGCAGCAGACGTATGCGCTGCACCGCTCGAGCAGTGCCGAGATTACGGGAGCGAATGCGGATTTCCGGACGGTGACGCCGGGGCAGACGCTGACGATTCTGGATGCAGATGGGCCGGGGATGATCTCGCACATCTGGTTTACGCTGAGCGATCGCGAGCCGTATTTTCTGAAGCGCGTGGTGCTGCGGATGTACTGGGATGGCGAGGAGACGCCGAGTGTGGAGACGCCGATTGGCGATTTCTTTGGCCAGGGGACGGGCGACATTGTGCCGTGGCAGTCGGCGGTGCTGACGGTGTCGCATGACCGAGCGATGAACTGCTATTTCCCGATGCCGTTTGGGCATCATGCGCGCATCACGATTACGAACGAAGGCAAGCTGGCGCTCAACAGCCTTTACTGGAATATCGACTACCGGACGTATACGCATGCGCTGGCAAAGAACACGCTGTACTTTCATGCGCAGTACCGGCAGGCGCAGCCGAACAAGGGATGGACCGGAGAGTGGTACGAGAACGGCGATCCGATTGTGAACTACCGGCGCAACCTGGATGGCAAGGACAACTATGTGTGGATGGAGGCGAAGGGGCACGGGCAGTTCGTGGGCGTGACGATGTCGATATTGCAGAACCAGGATGGATGGTGGGGCGAGGGCGATGATTTCTTTTTCATCGACGATGAGACGAAGCCCGCGATGATTGGGACGGGGAGCGAGGACTATTTTCTAGGCGCTTGGGATTTTGGCGGCGCGGGATATAGCGGGATGATGAACGGAGCTCCGCTGGTGGGCAAGGAGATTGCGGGGAGCCGGTGGAGCGTGTATCGCTTTCATCTGGATTCGCCGATTCCGTTTACGAAGTATTTCAAGGCGACGATTGAGCATGGGCATGCGAATCATCGCTCGGACACGTTTTCGTCGGTGGCGTACTGGTACCAGGCGGAGCCGCACGAGCCGTTTCCGGCGCTGCCGGATGTGGATGAGCGGATTCCGGTGCTGGAGTTTGTGGGCGGCCCGGGGAACTCGAAGGGGCAGTATGTGCCGGGAGAGAGTTTGAAGCCGCGGTGA
- a CDS encoding DUF4382 domain-containing protein has protein sequence MNSTINSNKVTGASFVVGTDAPAANVVSFAVQVQSVNAIDASGNSVPLVSGSPTVDFARYNGLQTLLDMNDVPVGTYDKISITLGPATIGYLSTQTGSAPTIQTETATLTSSTVNVTLATPLVVAQSAAPVGLHMDFDLRKSIQVDSNGQINGQVTPTFDVNAVGPSDPGAYVDEFDAAVVSVNANNQTFVIQGPHGRQFTVNVNGQTEWDNSESISSLSTSSIVQVSGTLDRTDATLDADEVAIVSQNGFYAAGPITYVQQASGQAASSFDMYVRGLLPTTTGLSLGEIAQVDLSGQEKFFIYRMHNPLTQFLFNPSNLLAGQNIAVGGPASGAANAQAVSVNRVVLRHWGYNGTVVSGSVNISNSTFQMQVGGVAGALIPQTVTVYIASPTVFRNGLSSLSSVTSGMNVRVVGLLVKDPISGQTVLLAHYVDELS, from the coding sequence ATGAATTCGACGATTAATTCGAACAAGGTTACGGGCGCTTCGTTTGTTGTGGGTACCGATGCGCCGGCAGCGAATGTTGTTTCGTTTGCGGTGCAGGTGCAGAGCGTAAATGCGATTGACGCGAGTGGGAACAGCGTGCCGCTGGTGAGCGGGTCACCAACGGTCGATTTTGCGCGATACAACGGATTGCAGACGCTGCTCGACATGAACGATGTTCCGGTGGGCACCTATGACAAGATTTCGATTACATTGGGCCCGGCGACGATCGGATATTTGAGTACGCAGACGGGATCTGCGCCGACGATTCAGACGGAGACGGCGACGCTGACGTCGTCGACGGTCAACGTGACGCTTGCGACGCCTCTGGTCGTTGCGCAGTCGGCTGCGCCGGTTGGTCTGCACATGGATTTCGATCTGAGGAAGTCGATCCAGGTTGACTCGAATGGGCAGATCAATGGGCAGGTAACGCCGACGTTCGATGTCAACGCGGTTGGGCCAAGCGATCCTGGCGCGTACGTGGATGAGTTCGATGCGGCTGTAGTGAGCGTTAATGCGAACAATCAGACGTTCGTGATCCAGGGACCGCACGGGCGTCAGTTTACAGTGAACGTAAACGGACAGACGGAGTGGGACAACAGCGAGAGCATCAGCTCGCTGAGCACGAGCAGTATTGTGCAGGTTTCAGGCACGCTCGACCGGACGGACGCGACGCTGGATGCGGATGAGGTTGCGATCGTTTCGCAGAATGGCTTCTACGCGGCGGGGCCGATCACATATGTGCAGCAGGCGTCGGGGCAGGCGGCGAGCAGCTTCGATATGTATGTGCGCGGGCTGCTGCCGACGACGACGGGACTGTCGCTGGGTGAGATCGCGCAGGTGGATCTGAGCGGGCAGGAGAAGTTCTTCATCTACCGGATGCATAATCCGCTGACGCAGTTCCTGTTCAATCCGAGCAATCTGCTGGCGGGGCAGAACATTGCAGTGGGCGGACCGGCGAGCGGCGCAGCGAACGCACAGGCGGTTTCGGTAAACCGCGTGGTGCTGCGGCACTGGGGTTACAACGGGACGGTAGTTAGTGGCAGCGTGAACATCTCGAACAGCACCTTCCAGATGCAGGTGGGAGGAGTTGCGGGTGCGCTTATTCCGCAGACGGTGACCGTCTACATTGCGAGCCCGACTGTGTTCCGGAACGGCCTGAGCAGTCTGAGTTCGGTCACGAGCGGCATGAATGTGCGCGTGGTTGGACTGCTGGTGAAGGACCCGATCTCGGGGCAAACGGTCCTGCTGGCCCACTACGTGGACGAGCTGTCGTAG
- a CDS encoding cysteine synthase family protein, which translates to MIAAPAKPLGLTLLDRIGNTPLLRLEGLTAGLVNNPGIQLLGKAEWTNPGGSVKDRAASAIVADAIRLGRLTPGSHDKALLDATSGNTGIAYAMLGAAMGFPVTLCVPSNVSPERKNILAAYGAHVHWTDPADGSDGAIRMARKLIAEHPDRFFYADQYGNDNNWRAHYYTTANEIWDQTAGAITHFVCGLGTSGTFMGTTRRLRELNPAIRCISMQPDSPFNGLEGLKHMATAIVPPIYDPTLADRNIDMPTERAYAMCKRLARTQGLLVGISSGAAVAAALDVAEEEARAGREAVIVTILPDSADKYLSDRFWSEDHEEEPVAAQ; encoded by the coding sequence ATGATCGCAGCACCCGCCAAACCGCTCGGCCTCACCCTCCTCGACCGCATCGGGAACACCCCCCTGCTCCGCCTCGAAGGATTAACAGCCGGCCTCGTGAACAATCCCGGGATCCAGCTCCTCGGCAAAGCCGAGTGGACCAACCCCGGCGGCAGCGTCAAAGATCGCGCCGCATCCGCCATCGTGGCCGACGCCATCCGCCTCGGCCGCCTCACCCCCGGCTCCCACGACAAAGCCCTGCTCGACGCCACCTCCGGCAACACCGGCATCGCCTACGCCATGCTCGGCGCGGCCATGGGTTTCCCCGTCACCCTCTGCGTCCCCTCCAACGTCTCGCCAGAGCGCAAAAACATCCTCGCCGCCTACGGCGCCCACGTCCATTGGACCGACCCCGCCGACGGCTCCGACGGCGCCATCCGCATGGCCCGCAAGCTCATCGCCGAGCACCCAGACCGCTTCTTCTACGCCGACCAGTACGGCAACGACAACAACTGGCGCGCCCACTACTACACCACCGCCAACGAAATCTGGGACCAGACCGCCGGAGCCATCACCCACTTCGTCTGTGGCCTCGGCACCTCCGGCACCTTCATGGGCACCACCCGCCGCCTCCGCGAGCTCAACCCCGCCATCCGCTGCATCTCCATGCAGCCTGACTCGCCCTTCAACGGTCTCGAAGGCCTCAAGCACATGGCCACCGCCATCGTCCCCCCCATCTACGACCCCACCCTCGCCGACCGCAACATCGACATGCCCACCGAGCGCGCCTACGCCATGTGCAAGCGCCTCGCCCGCACCCAGGGCCTGCTCGTCGGCATCAGCTCAGGAGCCGCCGTCGCCGCCGCCCTCGACGTCGCCGAAGAAGAAGCCCGCGCCGGCCGCGAAGCCGTCATCGTCACCATCCTCCCCGACTCCGCCGACAAATACCTCTCCGACCGCTTCTGGTCCGAAGACCACGAAGAGGAGCCTGTCGCCGCCCAATAA
- a CDS encoding TonB-dependent receptor — protein sequence MGHSVRHKIEFLFDGRLEKFGTLPRMFKTERFPLFLSVLGVVLFLLPVSRLAAQYENGSLLGTIRDTTGAPIAGAAVSVTNTATGVSSDTKTDTEGNYDVPQLRVGVYSVVASATGFSKAEARNITVSVGNRQRIDLTLKVGGAEVTVEVSDVALQIETESSQRDQTITNAQSEALPLVNRNYTDLLGLVTGVRQAPTAATTSSNGNSLIRQGAYNVNGQRSVFNNFLLDGMDNNSYGESNQGFDNQIISVPPDSVAQFSVVTNNESAEYGRSSGATINVASQSGANQFHGTIYEFLRNTDLNAAGFFKPTLIGTNGPVPFRKPTTNRNQFGGDLGGPIVHDHLFFFLDYEGLRAITKPLFVLTLPTQNELNGVLVVPVRNPVTGVVYPAGQAIPASAINPLSSLIVADFKKIAGLPQTGSGSTGQNANDYSVQIPFRDFGDKGDLRLDYAKSASSRFFLRVSDRKETGTNFPTIPLPLEGQVAGPQRILDQQIALGYTGIFGANRVLDVRLGLSRTKAGKTPPSVGTQTFPIPGLPTSPNLAGGLPAVAISGGFTSFGRQTTNPQFQNPALMDPKANYTWLHGEHSFKFGYEWEKIWMGVLDNNPLYGSFTFGGGYSACPAGTVIAGVGTCSSASGTPVGLSTAKVADTYFADFLFGTTSAYALANFFEAHLRQTIQSVYAQDDWKVRPNLTLNLGLRWEYGSPYSEKDNYVSNWDPTSQTVLTISPGAVAGNGITPVSAGGVYGKTLVNPDLNDLAPRVGFAYSPVPSLSIRGGFGTSYVHYTRAGSGDIAAINAPQAQFAAVSQIAPSTTNHCASPLPAQIIATGSTTESCYVTADQGFPSALATNFNPATDNITWVPKNTRDSYVENYYLAVQRQLFKNGLVDVAYVGNHGLKLQGFINGNQRNVTATGGYVRPFANWPSDITEALNEFMSNYNSLQVRYEQRMTAGLTLLNSFTWEHSLDNASASLEGNTPSPQDGFNLAGDYAQSDYNLPIANITSLVYDLPIGRGRHFGSHMNGALDAVVGGWQISAVNTAQAGTPFNITYSPNSAQLASTQITANYRGVNLYRPNRVPGVPLTLGRSVQQANTGYVQYINYAAIQLPAINNASGVLQSPFGNLSRNPGRTPPLYQTDLDVNKRFHTPIERMQVEFRSELYNVFNHTNLYLPSSPTGTQGGNPTAGGIISSTFTPRVVQFAVKVIF from the coding sequence ATGGGGCACTCGGTTCGTCACAAGATCGAATTTTTGTTTGACGGACGTTTAGAGAAGTTCGGTACACTGCCCCGCATGTTCAAAACAGAGCGTTTCCCCCTTTTCCTGTCTGTGCTGGGTGTGGTGTTGTTCCTGCTCCCGGTTTCGCGGCTGGCTGCGCAGTACGAAAACGGAAGTTTGCTGGGCACGATTCGCGACACAACCGGGGCACCGATTGCGGGCGCGGCGGTGTCGGTGACGAATACGGCGACGGGTGTGAGCAGCGACACGAAGACGGATACGGAGGGGAATTACGACGTTCCGCAGTTGAGGGTGGGCGTGTACAGCGTGGTGGCGTCGGCGACGGGGTTTTCGAAGGCGGAGGCGCGGAACATTACGGTTTCGGTGGGGAACCGGCAGCGCATTGACCTGACGCTGAAGGTGGGCGGGGCGGAGGTGACGGTCGAGGTGAGCGATGTGGCGCTGCAGATTGAGACGGAGTCGAGCCAGCGCGACCAGACGATAACGAATGCGCAGAGTGAGGCGCTGCCGCTGGTGAACAGGAACTATACGGACCTGCTGGGGCTGGTGACGGGTGTGCGGCAGGCGCCGACGGCAGCGACGACCTCGAGCAATGGGAACAGCTTGATCCGGCAGGGCGCGTATAACGTGAACGGGCAGCGGTCGGTGTTCAACAACTTTCTGCTGGATGGGATGGACAACAACTCGTATGGGGAGTCGAACCAGGGGTTTGATAACCAGATTATTTCGGTGCCGCCGGATTCGGTGGCGCAGTTCAGCGTGGTGACGAATAACGAGAGCGCGGAGTATGGGCGGAGCTCGGGCGCAACGATCAATGTGGCGTCGCAGTCGGGGGCGAACCAGTTTCATGGGACGATTTATGAGTTTTTGCGCAATACGGATTTGAATGCGGCGGGATTTTTCAAGCCGACGCTGATCGGAACGAATGGGCCGGTGCCGTTCCGCAAGCCGACGACGAACCGCAACCAGTTTGGCGGCGACCTGGGCGGGCCGATTGTGCACGATCATCTGTTCTTTTTTTTGGACTATGAAGGGCTGCGCGCGATTACGAAGCCGCTGTTTGTGCTGACGCTGCCGACGCAGAATGAGCTGAATGGCGTGCTGGTGGTTCCGGTGAGGAATCCGGTGACGGGCGTGGTGTATCCGGCGGGGCAGGCGATTCCGGCGAGTGCGATTAATCCGCTGTCGTCGTTGATTGTGGCGGACTTCAAGAAGATTGCGGGGTTGCCGCAGACGGGGTCGGGGTCGACGGGGCAGAACGCGAACGATTACTCGGTGCAGATACCGTTCAGGGATTTTGGCGACAAGGGCGATCTGCGGCTGGATTATGCGAAGAGTGCGTCGTCGCGATTCTTTCTGCGTGTGAGCGATCGCAAGGAGACGGGAACGAATTTCCCGACTATTCCGCTGCCGCTGGAAGGGCAGGTGGCGGGGCCGCAGCGGATTCTGGATCAGCAGATTGCGTTGGGGTACACGGGGATCTTCGGGGCGAACCGCGTGCTGGATGTGCGGCTGGGGCTGTCGCGGACGAAGGCAGGCAAGACGCCGCCGAGTGTAGGGACGCAGACGTTTCCGATACCGGGGCTGCCGACGTCGCCGAATTTGGCGGGCGGGCTGCCGGCGGTTGCGATCTCGGGCGGGTTTACATCGTTTGGGCGACAGACGACGAATCCGCAGTTTCAGAATCCGGCGCTGATGGACCCGAAGGCGAACTACACATGGCTGCATGGGGAGCACTCGTTCAAGTTCGGGTATGAGTGGGAGAAGATCTGGATGGGCGTGCTGGACAACAATCCGCTTTATGGGTCGTTTACGTTTGGCGGAGGGTACAGCGCGTGCCCGGCGGGGACGGTGATTGCCGGTGTGGGGACTTGCTCGTCGGCGAGCGGAACGCCGGTGGGTTTGTCGACGGCGAAGGTGGCGGACACGTACTTCGCGGATTTTCTGTTTGGGACGACGAGTGCGTATGCGCTGGCGAACTTCTTTGAGGCGCATCTGCGGCAGACGATCCAGAGTGTGTATGCGCAGGATGACTGGAAGGTGCGGCCGAACCTGACGCTGAACCTTGGGTTGCGGTGGGAGTATGGATCGCCGTACTCGGAGAAGGACAATTATGTGTCGAACTGGGACCCGACATCGCAGACGGTGCTGACGATTTCGCCGGGCGCGGTGGCGGGTAACGGAATCACGCCGGTGAGTGCGGGAGGTGTGTATGGCAAGACGCTGGTGAATCCGGACCTGAACGATCTTGCGCCGCGCGTGGGCTTTGCGTATTCGCCGGTGCCGTCGCTGTCGATTCGCGGAGGGTTTGGGACGAGTTATGTGCACTACACGCGCGCGGGGTCAGGTGACATCGCGGCGATCAATGCGCCACAGGCGCAGTTTGCGGCGGTGAGCCAGATCGCGCCGAGCACGACGAACCATTGCGCGTCGCCGCTGCCGGCGCAGATTATTGCGACGGGGTCGACGACGGAGAGCTGCTATGTGACGGCGGACCAGGGCTTCCCATCGGCGCTGGCGACGAACTTCAATCCGGCGACGGACAACATCACGTGGGTGCCAAAGAATACGCGCGACAGCTACGTGGAGAACTACTACCTGGCGGTGCAGCGGCAGCTCTTCAAGAACGGGCTGGTGGACGTCGCGTACGTGGGCAATCACGGATTGAAGCTGCAGGGCTTCATCAACGGCAACCAGCGGAATGTAACGGCGACGGGTGGATATGTGCGGCCGTTTGCAAACTGGCCTTCGGATATCACGGAGGCGCTGAACGAATTTATGTCGAACTACAACTCGCTGCAGGTGCGGTATGAGCAGCGGATGACGGCGGGGCTGACGCTGCTGAACAGCTTCACGTGGGAGCACTCGCTGGACAACGCGAGCGCGTCGCTGGAGGGCAACACGCCTTCGCCGCAGGATGGGTTCAATCTTGCGGGAGATTATGCGCAGTCGGATTACAACCTGCCGATCGCGAACATCACGAGCCTGGTTTATGACCTGCCGATCGGACGTGGGCGGCACTTCGGGTCGCACATGAATGGAGCGCTGGATGCGGTGGTAGGCGGATGGCAGATCAGCGCGGTAAACACGGCGCAGGCAGGGACGCCGTTCAACATTACGTACTCGCCGAACTCGGCGCAGCTCGCATCGACGCAGATTACGGCGAATTATCGCGGCGTGAATTTGTATAGGCCGAACCGGGTACCGGGCGTGCCGCTGACGCTGGGGCGGAGTGTGCAGCAGGCGAACACGGGGTATGTGCAGTACATCAACTATGCGGCGATTCAACTGCCCGCGATCAACAACGCGAGCGGGGTGCTGCAGTCACCGTTCGGGAATCTTTCAAGGAATCCGGGGAGAACGCCGCCGCTGTATCAGACGGACCTGGATGTGAACAAGCGCTTCCATACGCCGATTGAGCGGATGCAGGTGGAGTTCCGCTCGGAACTGTACAACGTGTTCAACCACACGAACCTGTACCTGCCGAGCAGCCCGACGGGGACGCAAGGAGGGAATCCGACGGCGGGTGGGATTATCTCGAGCACGTTCACGCCGCGAGTGGTGCAGTTTGCGGTGAAGGTAATTTTTTAG
- a CDS encoding M67 family metallopeptidase: MSLILSRALYDDLRSHGEATYPNECCGILLGRADAAALRVTSLLRAGNTRTDSAHNRYNIAPSELIAAQRQAREQGLDIVGFYHSHPDHPAQWSTTDFAEAHWFGCAYVITAVAKGRATDTNSFLLTGTTEDDKRLEPQPIVVE, from the coding sequence ATGTCCCTCATCCTCTCCCGCGCCCTCTACGACGACCTCCGCTCTCACGGCGAAGCCACCTACCCCAACGAATGCTGCGGCATCCTCCTCGGCCGCGCCGACGCCGCCGCTCTCCGCGTCACCTCGCTCCTTCGCGCCGGCAACACCCGCACCGACTCCGCGCACAACCGCTACAACATCGCGCCCTCAGAGCTCATCGCCGCGCAGCGCCAGGCCCGCGAGCAAGGCCTCGACATCGTCGGCTTCTACCACTCCCACCCCGACCACCCCGCCCAGTGGTCCACCACCGACTTCGCCGAAGCCCACTGGTTCGGCTGCGCCTACGTCATCACCGCCGTCGCCAAGGGCCGCGCCACCGACACCAACAGCTTCCTCCTCACCGGCACCACCGAAGACGACAAACGCCTCGAACCCCAACCGATCGTCGTCGAATAA
- a CDS encoding alpha/beta fold hydrolase, whose protein sequence is MTVRKLSLIAVTSLLACAPLFAQQPAITADPTPNPSAPTQNLETVLDSHGSHIDGVFLLASGTEPHPTAILLHGFPGYEQNIDLAQALRRDGWNVLALHYRGSWGSQGAFSFTHCMEDVGTMLAYVTAPANVTKFHIDTHHLVVIGHSMGGFLTVAALAQHPALKAGVVITEGSPVHDTNDYFANIDPADFAPLAGTSPAALQHEAQTHATDWTFPAFAAKISPRPILDISANDGLRASNEALVAALKQAGSPVTSIHFDTDHGFTDHRIALESAILKWLDDTAR, encoded by the coding sequence ATGACCGTCCGCAAGCTTTCGCTCATTGCCGTCACCTCGCTCCTCGCCTGCGCGCCTCTTTTCGCCCAGCAACCCGCCATCACCGCCGACCCCACCCCCAACCCCTCCGCGCCCACGCAGAATCTCGAAACCGTCCTCGACTCCCACGGCAGCCACATCGACGGCGTGTTCCTTCTCGCCTCCGGCACCGAGCCGCACCCCACCGCCATCCTGCTTCACGGCTTCCCCGGCTACGAGCAGAACATCGACCTCGCCCAGGCCCTCCGCCGCGACGGCTGGAACGTCCTCGCCCTGCACTACCGCGGTTCGTGGGGATCACAAGGCGCCTTCAGCTTCACGCACTGCATGGAAGACGTCGGCACCATGCTCGCCTACGTCACCGCGCCCGCCAACGTCACGAAGTTCCACATCGACACACACCATCTCGTCGTCATCGGTCACAGCATGGGCGGCTTTCTCACCGTCGCCGCACTCGCGCAACATCCCGCGCTCAAAGCCGGCGTCGTCATCACCGAAGGCAGCCCCGTCCACGACACCAACGACTACTTCGCCAACATCGACCCCGCCGACTTCGCCCCACTCGCCGGCACCTCACCCGCCGCGCTCCAGCACGAAGCCCAAACCCACGCCACCGATTGGACCTTCCCTGCCTTCGCCGCCAAAATCTCCCCGCGCCCCATCCTCGACATCTCCGCCAACGACGGCCTCCGCGCCTCCAACGAAGCTCTCGTCGCCGCGCTCAAGCAGGCCGGCTCGCCCGTCACCTCCATCCACTTCGACACCGACCACGGCTTCACCGACCACCGCATCGCGCTCGAGTCCGCCATCCTCAAGTGGCTCGACGACACTGCCCGCTAG
- a CDS encoding NACHT domain-containing protein, with product MITAAAGHGKTSFCKWRVLESIRELESRTSDCLPFYVPLHQLAVQELDGTPEEIFLHDPALVRHFQELCSAGKRASVFFDGLDEVTTIQRQRDLLEAAKNLSERYPMVSVVVTARDHVGGSWLSWLSRIELSEMSEEQAETLVGKWLGDKSEDYSAFFTQLEQARTLTSLIRIPLLCTLIIGVFRRNRELPQSRARLYDIVTELMCGGWDLAKNIPRNLKFGSDQKREVLTRLAGILHMNRRREATEREFQLAVDDVWRTSLPNWRVLLSEVLEDSLLTRVGGELTFSHLSFQEYLAARDLGDPSGNRQKNALRAYLRGDDWWAEVLSFYIASSSRPLEMKKWAEAEALKTVGRRMQEERLTRLFGHPS from the coding sequence ATGATTACTGCGGCTGCCGGTCACGGGAAGACATCTTTCTGTAAGTGGCGGGTCTTGGAGAGCATCCGGGAACTGGAATCACGCACTAGCGATTGTCTCCCGTTTTACGTGCCGCTGCATCAGCTCGCAGTGCAAGAGTTGGATGGCACGCCGGAAGAAATCTTTCTACATGATCCTGCTCTAGTCAGACACTTTCAAGAACTCTGTTCCGCGGGCAAGCGCGCATCCGTATTTTTCGATGGTCTTGACGAAGTGACCACGATCCAACGTCAGCGCGACCTACTCGAAGCAGCTAAGAATCTGAGCGAGCGCTATCCGATGGTTTCCGTGGTCGTAACGGCTAGAGATCATGTCGGAGGCTCGTGGCTGAGTTGGCTCTCCCGGATCGAACTCAGCGAAATGAGCGAAGAGCAAGCAGAAACGCTTGTCGGTAAGTGGCTAGGTGATAAGTCGGAAGATTACTCCGCATTCTTCACGCAACTCGAGCAGGCGCGAACGCTGACTTCCTTAATTCGCATTCCGCTGCTCTGCACTTTAATCATCGGCGTTTTCCGTAGGAACCGGGAGTTACCGCAGAGCCGCGCTCGGTTATATGACATAGTAACCGAATTAATGTGCGGAGGATGGGATCTCGCGAAAAACATCCCGCGCAACTTAAAGTTTGGTTCTGATCAGAAGCGCGAAGTTCTGACCCGTCTAGCGGGCATTCTTCACATGAATCGCCGGCGAGAAGCGACAGAGCGAGAGTTTCAGCTCGCTGTCGATGACGTATGGAGAACAAGTCTTCCAAATTGGCGAGTGCTCCTGTCGGAAGTCCTGGAGGATTCGCTTTTGACAAGAGTCGGAGGAGAACTGACGTTCTCTCACCTCAGTTTCCAAGAGTATTTGGCCGCAAGGGATTTAGGAGATCCATCCGGCAACCGCCAGAAGAATGCTCTTCGTGCGTACCTTCGCGGCGACGATTGGTGGGCGGAGGTGCTGAGCTTCTATATCGCTAGCTCGTCTAGGCCTCTAGAGATGAAAAAGTGGGCGGAGGCGGAAGCCTTGAAGACAGTCGGCCGACGGATGCAGGAAGAAAGGCTGACCCGACTATTCGGACATCCGTCATAA